A genomic window from Nocardioides rotundus includes:
- a CDS encoding RsmB/NOP family class I SAM-dependent RNA methyltransferase, giving the protein MPDRRRRRPRVDPPRRAAYDVLRAVRVDGAYTNLVLPHVLAERGLSGRDAGFVTELASGTLRRRGTYDAILAACADRPLTKVDAKVLDCLRLGAHQLLAMRVPAHAAISTTVDLARDRAGHGAGGFVNAVLRRVSEHDLDAWLERVAPAAADDPVGHAAVTHSHPRWVVEALAASLHPAHPAESAPVHPESALVDAQSAPVHPESALVDPELDALLAADNAPPRVVLVARPGRSTREELPGEPTPLSPYGVVLESGDPGAVPAVNEGRAGVQDEGSQLVALAAVRAPVEGRDGRWLDLCAGPGGKAALLAGHAGERGAGLLANEAQPHRAGLVARNLRGADGVTGVVAADGTRPPWLPETFDRVLVDAPCTGLGALRRRPESRWRRTPEDLAGLVELQRALLGSALDSTRPGGVVLYATCSPVLAETRGVVEAVLADRDDVLLEDAAPLLPEVSDAAGPLPGTLQLWPHRHRTDAMFMALLRHTP; this is encoded by the coding sequence ATGCCTGACCGGCGACGCCGCCGGCCGCGGGTGGACCCGCCGCGCCGGGCGGCCTACGACGTGCTGCGCGCGGTCCGGGTGGACGGCGCCTACACCAACCTGGTCTTGCCGCACGTGCTCGCCGAGCGCGGGCTGAGCGGCCGGGACGCCGGGTTCGTCACCGAGCTCGCCTCCGGCACGCTGCGCCGGCGAGGCACGTACGACGCGATCCTGGCCGCGTGCGCCGACCGGCCGCTGACCAAGGTCGACGCCAAGGTGCTGGACTGCCTGCGGCTGGGTGCGCACCAGCTGCTCGCGATGCGGGTACCCGCCCATGCCGCGATCTCCACCACCGTCGACCTGGCCCGCGACCGCGCCGGCCACGGCGCCGGCGGCTTCGTCAACGCCGTCCTGCGCCGGGTCTCCGAGCACGACCTCGACGCCTGGCTCGAGCGGGTCGCCCCCGCCGCGGCCGACGACCCCGTCGGTCACGCCGCCGTGACCCACTCGCACCCCCGCTGGGTGGTCGAGGCCCTCGCCGCGTCCCTCCACCCCGCCCACCCCGCCGAGTCGGCGCCAGTTCACCCCGAGTCGGCGCTTGTTGACGCCCAGTCGGCGCCAGTTCACCCCGAGTCGGCGCTTGTTGACCCCGAGCTGGACGCCCTCCTGGCCGCTGACAACGCCCCGCCGCGGGTGGTGCTGGTCGCGCGCCCCGGCCGGTCCACGCGCGAGGAGCTGCCGGGGGAGCCGACCCCGCTGTCGCCGTACGGCGTCGTCCTGGAGAGCGGCGACCCGGGGGCGGTGCCGGCGGTCAACGAAGGCCGGGCCGGCGTCCAGGACGAGGGCTCCCAGCTGGTCGCCCTCGCAGCGGTGCGAGCACCGGTCGAGGGCCGCGACGGGCGCTGGCTCGACCTGTGCGCCGGCCCGGGCGGCAAGGCCGCGCTGCTCGCCGGCCACGCGGGGGAGCGCGGAGCCGGACTCCTGGCGAACGAGGCCCAGCCGCACCGGGCCGGACTGGTCGCCCGCAACCTGCGCGGCGCTGACGGGGTGACGGGCGTGGTCGCCGCCGACGGCACTCGCCCGCCCTGGCTGCCGGAGACCTTCGACCGCGTCCTCGTGGACGCGCCCTGCACCGGCTTGGGAGCGCTGCGGCGGCGGCCCGAGTCGCGCTGGCGGCGCACTCCCGAGGACCTCGCCGGGCTCGTCGAGCTCCAGCGCGCGCTCCTCGGCTCCGCGCTCGACTCCACACGGCCCGGCGGAGTGGTGCTCTACGCGACCTGCTCGCCGGTGCTCGCCGAGACCCGCGGCGTGGTGGAGGCCGTGCTGGCCGACCGGGACGACGTACTGCTGGAGGACGCCGCCCCGCTCCTCCCCGAGGTGAGCGACGCCGCCGGCCCGCTGCCCGGCACGCTGCAGCTGTGGCCGCATCGACACCGCACCGACGCCATGTTCATGGCGCTCCTGCGCCACACCCCCTGA
- a CDS encoding AAA family ATPase, producing MDFDQPPVIRVEESAGSRLGRQDWPVTIPAVRQVLDEGLDLRPGVTLLVGENGTGKSTLVEGVAMAYGLSPEGGSTHGIHTTRETESPLGPSLSVRRGVGASRWGFFLRAETMHGWYTYMDDHRSRHDPRFHELSHGESFLAVLNSRFDDAGFYCLDEPEAALSFSSTLALVAVLQNVAALGGQVLCATHSPVLAAMPGAHLLEVGEWGLREASWADLDLVQHWRRFLDAPEAYLRHLAD from the coding sequence GTGGACTTCGACCAGCCGCCGGTCATCCGGGTCGAGGAGAGTGCCGGCTCGCGACTGGGGCGCCAGGACTGGCCGGTCACCATCCCGGCGGTGCGGCAGGTGCTCGACGAGGGCCTGGACCTGCGGCCCGGCGTGACCCTGCTCGTCGGGGAGAACGGGACGGGCAAGTCCACGCTGGTCGAGGGCGTGGCGATGGCCTACGGCCTCTCCCCCGAGGGCGGCTCGACGCACGGCATCCACACCACCCGTGAGACCGAGTCGCCCCTGGGTCCGAGCCTGTCCGTGCGGCGCGGCGTCGGCGCCTCGCGGTGGGGGTTCTTCCTGCGCGCGGAGACGATGCACGGGTGGTACACCTACATGGACGATCACCGCTCCCGGCACGACCCGCGATTCCACGAGCTCAGCCATGGGGAGTCGTTCCTGGCGGTGTTGAACAGCCGCTTCGACGACGCCGGTTTCTACTGCCTCGACGAGCCGGAGGCGGCGCTGTCCTTCTCCTCCACGCTGGCGCTGGTCGCCGTACTCCAGAACGTGGCGGCGCTCGGCGGGCAGGTGCTGTGCGCGACCCACTCCCCGGTGCTCGCCGCGATGCCGGGCGCGCACCTGCTGGAGGTCGGCGAGTGGGGGCTGCGGGAGGCCTCGTGGGCGGACCTGGACCTGGTTCAGCACTGGCGGCGCTTCCTCGACGCGCCGGAGGCCTACCTGCGGCACCTGGCCGATTGA
- a CDS encoding BlaI/MecI/CopY family transcriptional regulator has protein sequence MQGLGSLEAVVMKCLWAHDDPQPVRTVHEHISEDRDIAYTTVMTVMDNLHRKGMVTRTRVGRAYHYLPAQTREEYTASLLEDALADGGDRQHVLMHFVDRLDSSQLDALRRALGRAEEGATR, from the coding sequence GTGCAGGGACTGGGCTCGCTCGAGGCCGTGGTGATGAAGTGCCTGTGGGCGCACGACGACCCACAGCCGGTGCGCACCGTGCACGAGCACATCTCCGAGGACCGGGACATCGCCTACACCACGGTGATGACGGTGATGGACAACCTGCACCGCAAGGGGATGGTGACCCGGACCCGGGTCGGCCGGGCCTACCACTACCTCCCGGCCCAGACGCGGGAGGAGTACACCGCCTCCCTGCTGGAGGACGCGCTCGCCGACGGCGGCGATCGACAGCACGTGCTGATGCACTTCGTCGACCGGCTGGACAGCTCCCAGCTCGACGCGCTGCGCCGGGCCCTCGGCCGCGCCGAGGAGGGGGCGACGAGGTGA
- a CDS encoding M56 family metallopeptidase, whose amino-acid sequence MTAPLVLGLLALVLMTVGQYVVAPARWPERAPRLAMAIWQALAFSALASLLLACVALILPGMSVAATVGEIGRACLVELRQQYSTVAGGLVSSIGIGLTAVLAGRVAIGLLGGRRTAAQARRGHLEGLSLVAEESGDGSYTVPHGTPAVYCVPGQRRREAGTIVVTTGARAALSRAHLALVLRHERAHLSARHDRLVRRSGALAAALPWIPFFAVAHAQIARLAEMHADDAVDPADRLRLAEALYELAAAGSPSTGAAGSPRQPEGLLAPLASAPERAVRLLGPRRPLRAATSGLLAVGVAVIALAPATAAFVPSTQEMTVLAHHCCDQGPTP is encoded by the coding sequence GTGACGGCTCCGCTGGTGCTCGGGCTGCTGGCGCTGGTCTTGATGACCGTCGGTCAGTACGTCGTCGCGCCGGCGCGGTGGCCGGAGCGTGCGCCCCGCCTGGCGATGGCGATCTGGCAGGCCCTGGCCTTCTCCGCGCTCGCCTCGCTGCTGCTCGCCTGCGTCGCGCTGATCCTGCCCGGCATGTCCGTGGCCGCGACCGTGGGCGAGATCGGCCGCGCCTGCCTGGTCGAGCTGCGGCAGCAGTACTCCACCGTGGCCGGCGGACTGGTGAGCAGCATCGGCATCGGCTTGACCGCCGTCCTGGCCGGGCGCGTCGCGATCGGTCTGCTGGGCGGGCGGCGTACGGCGGCCCAGGCGCGGCGAGGGCATCTGGAGGGCCTCTCGCTGGTCGCCGAGGAGTCCGGGGACGGCAGCTACACCGTCCCGCACGGGACGCCCGCGGTCTACTGCGTCCCCGGCCAGCGACGGCGCGAGGCCGGGACGATCGTGGTGACCACGGGGGCCCGCGCGGCGCTGAGCCGCGCCCATCTGGCGCTCGTGCTGCGCCACGAGCGCGCCCACCTCAGCGCCCGGCACGACCGGCTGGTGCGTCGCTCCGGTGCGCTCGCCGCGGCGCTGCCGTGGATCCCGTTCTTCGCGGTCGCACATGCGCAGATCGCCCGGCTCGCCGAGATGCACGCCGACGACGCCGTCGATCCTGCCGACCGGCTCCGCCTGGCCGAGGCGCTCTATGAGCTGGCGGCCGCGGGCTCGCCCAGCACCGGCGCCGCGGGGTCGCCGCGGCAGCCAGAGGGGCTGCTCGCGCCGTTGGCCTCGGCCCCCGAGCGCGCCGTACGCCTGCTCGGACCGCGTCGACCGCTGCGCGCCGCGACCTCCGGCCTGCTCGCGGTCGGAGTGGCGGTGATCGCGCTCGCTCCGGCGACCGCGGCCTTCGTGCCGTCGACGCAGGAGATGACGGTGCTGGCGCACCACTGCTGCGACCAGGGGCCCACGCCCTGA
- a CDS encoding DUF3105 domain-containing protein has product MSEQEPRSSSRRERAAAELQRQRRRERRRVYWLIGTGVLVLVGFASVLVAVQRMEADDPATASGGSAGLSAVKTYKVSANHVTGPLDYEQSPPVGGDHNPVWLNCGVYDTEVPNENAAHSLEHGAVWLTYRPDLPDADVEQLQEALPSTYAILSPYEDQQAPVVASAWGTQLELKGADDPRLGAFLDKYVQGEQTPEPGAACTGGSDGTMPLDLGGGMSGS; this is encoded by the coding sequence ATGTCGGAGCAGGAGCCCAGGTCCTCCTCGCGGCGCGAGCGGGCTGCGGCGGAGCTGCAGCGGCAGAGGCGACGTGAGCGGCGCCGCGTCTACTGGCTGATCGGCACCGGTGTCCTCGTCCTCGTCGGCTTCGCGAGCGTGCTCGTCGCGGTGCAGCGGATGGAGGCCGACGACCCCGCCACGGCGTCCGGAGGGTCGGCCGGCCTGTCCGCCGTGAAGACCTACAAGGTCTCGGCGAACCACGTCACCGGCCCGCTCGACTATGAGCAGTCGCCGCCGGTCGGGGGCGACCACAACCCGGTCTGGCTCAACTGCGGGGTCTACGACACCGAGGTCCCGAACGAGAACGCCGCCCACTCCCTGGAGCACGGCGCCGTCTGGCTGACCTACCGCCCCGACCTGCCGGACGCGGACGTGGAGCAGCTGCAGGAGGCGCTGCCCAGCACCTACGCCATCCTGAGCCCGTATGAGGACCAGCAGGCGCCCGTGGTGGCGTCCGCCTGGGGGACTCAGCTGGAGCTGAAGGGGGCCGACGACCCGCGGCTGGGCGCGTTCCTCGACAAGTACGTCCAGGGCGAGCAGACCCCCGAGCCCGGCGCCGCCTGCACCGGCGGCTCGGACGGCACCATGCCGCTGGACCTCGGTGGGGGGATGTCAGGTTCATGA
- a CDS encoding DUF305 domain-containing protein, which yields MSRLSRAGNIPPLVVVLALAVAAVVAAVSVLFAASAAEEDATAMPGNASPEAGFARDMMMHHAQAVEMALIVREKSDDPELRALAYDIVTSQQQQIGQMYAWLDFWGLPQTSDRPPMAWMKGGEDMLLPDGRMPGMASEADLARLREAEGVAAERLFLRLMIAHHTAGVHMAQGVLDVTDRPEVTTLARAIARSQQAEIRVMRDLLAARGGAPADPGSPASPSPSEGSGDMSGHDMSSMG from the coding sequence ATGAGTCGCCTCTCGCGTGCCGGCAACATCCCGCCGCTCGTGGTCGTTCTCGCCCTGGCCGTCGCGGCCGTGGTGGCGGCGGTCTCCGTGCTCTTCGCGGCCTCCGCCGCGGAGGAGGACGCGACCGCGATGCCGGGGAACGCGAGCCCGGAGGCCGGCTTCGCCCGCGACATGATGATGCATCATGCGCAGGCGGTGGAGATGGCGCTGATCGTGCGTGAGAAGTCCGACGACCCCGAGCTGCGGGCGCTGGCCTACGACATCGTCACCTCCCAGCAGCAGCAGATCGGCCAGATGTACGCCTGGCTGGACTTCTGGGGCCTCCCTCAGACCTCGGACCGACCGCCGATGGCGTGGATGAAGGGCGGTGAGGACATGCTGCTGCCCGACGGGCGGATGCCGGGCATGGCCTCCGAGGCCGACCTGGCCCGCCTGCGCGAGGCGGAGGGCGTGGCCGCCGAGAGGCTCTTCCTGCGGCTGATGATCGCCCACCACACGGCCGGTGTGCACATGGCCCAGGGGGTGCTCGACGTCACCGACCGTCCGGAGGTGACCACGCTCGCCCGGGCGATCGCCCGCTCGCAGCAGGCGGAGATCCGGGTGATGCGCGACCTGCTGGCGGCGCGTGGTGGCGCGCCCGCCGATCCCGGTTCTCCGGCGTCGCCGAGCCCCTCGGAGGGCTCCGGCGACATGTCCGGCCACGACATGTCCTCGATGGGGTGA
- a CDS encoding cytochrome c oxidase assembly protein, giving the protein MTTTTNPPTSPRQVRSPRGALLGVTGAGVAVAVALALLGLVGQLTPEVEPGLPVPGTATQAGLPIATALRDIATAITLGSLLMLCWSLPARTRATPSSDDAVWLRVTSLAAMAGWAWSGAAAAVFVFAYSDLAAVPLSEPMLWSSLTSFATEFELGRYLALNLGAALFVAIGASMARTTGGIAVVATVGVVGLWPVALTGHAAGSLNHDIAVTAQMFHLLGLSVWLGGLVALLVVAGMREVGLAAAVRHYSTLALWGFALTAASGLVNALLRVDAWSQLATTYGLALLTKVLLLAALAAAGLAQRRAAIGRLEAGRPRTFLRVAVLEVLTMAAAAGLGVALGRMQPPNGLNPAPLQTVESLIYYRLPGPLDWPGWVTTWRLDPLWAPVAVGAVVWYLVAAVRLRRRGDAWSWGRTAAWVIGWALLLWSTSGSPGVYGKVMFSMHMVQHMSIATGVPVFLVLGAPVTLLLRSTPARRDGTWGAREWTLRIVRSPVSQILGNPLVAAAFFVGSLVVFYSSGLFELSLRSHTGHVVMVIHFLVAGYLFANAVVGVDPGPKRPAYPMRALLVMMVFGYHAFFSVSLMARSTVMAADWFRLVGPDWVSSLAEDQYLGASIGWALGDYPLAVIAGALMWQWVRADHAEQRRHDRQADRDGDAQLASYNAYLQSLARSEDSPRR; this is encoded by the coding sequence GTGACGACGACGACAAACCCGCCGACCTCCCCGCGGCAGGTCCGGTCCCCGCGCGGTGCGCTGCTCGGCGTGACCGGGGCCGGTGTCGCTGTCGCTGTCGCCCTGGCCCTGCTGGGGTTGGTGGGTCAGCTGACCCCCGAGGTGGAGCCCGGCCTTCCGGTCCCCGGTACGGCGACCCAGGCGGGGCTGCCCATCGCGACCGCCCTGCGCGACATCGCCACCGCGATCACGCTCGGCAGCCTGCTGATGCTCTGCTGGTCGCTGCCCGCCCGCACCCGGGCCACGCCCTCGTCCGACGACGCGGTCTGGCTGCGGGTGACCTCCCTGGCGGCCATGGCCGGCTGGGCGTGGAGCGGGGCGGCCGCCGCGGTCTTCGTGTTCGCCTACTCCGACCTCGCCGCGGTCCCGCTGAGCGAGCCGATGCTGTGGTCCTCGCTGACCTCCTTCGCCACCGAGTTCGAGCTCGGCCGCTACCTGGCGCTCAACCTCGGGGCTGCGCTGTTTGTGGCGATCGGCGCGTCCATGGCCCGGACCACCGGCGGCATCGCGGTGGTCGCGACGGTCGGCGTGGTCGGTCTGTGGCCGGTCGCGCTCACCGGACACGCGGCCGGGTCGCTCAACCACGACATCGCGGTCACCGCGCAGATGTTCCACCTGCTCGGGCTCAGTGTGTGGCTGGGCGGGCTGGTCGCCCTGCTGGTGGTCGCCGGGATGCGCGAGGTCGGCCTGGCCGCCGCCGTACGTCACTACTCCACCCTGGCCCTGTGGGGCTTCGCCCTCACCGCCGCCTCCGGTCTGGTCAACGCGCTGCTCCGGGTCGACGCCTGGTCGCAGCTGGCGACGACGTACGGCCTGGCGCTGCTCACCAAGGTGCTCCTGCTCGCCGCCCTCGCGGCCGCCGGCCTCGCCCAGCGTCGGGCCGCCATCGGCCGGCTCGAGGCCGGACGGCCGCGGACGTTCCTGCGGGTCGCCGTGCTCGAGGTCCTCACCATGGCGGCTGCCGCCGGCCTGGGTGTGGCGCTGGGGCGGATGCAGCCCCCCAACGGGCTCAACCCCGCGCCGCTGCAGACGGTCGAGTCGCTGATCTACTACCGGCTGCCCGGGCCGCTGGACTGGCCGGGCTGGGTGACGACCTGGCGGCTGGACCCGCTGTGGGCGCCGGTCGCCGTCGGTGCGGTGGTCTGGTACCTCGTGGCCGCCGTACGCCTGCGCCGCCGGGGCGACGCCTGGTCGTGGGGCCGCACCGCCGCGTGGGTGATCGGCTGGGCGCTGCTGCTGTGGTCGACCAGCGGGTCGCCGGGCGTCTACGGCAAGGTCATGTTCAGCATGCACATGGTGCAGCACATGAGCATCGCCACCGGCGTGCCCGTCTTCCTCGTGCTCGGCGCCCCCGTGACCCTGCTGCTGAGGAGTACGCCGGCCCGGCGCGACGGCACCTGGGGTGCCCGCGAGTGGACCCTGCGGATCGTCCGGTCGCCGGTCTCCCAGATCCTCGGGAACCCGCTCGTCGCCGCGGCGTTCTTCGTCGGCAGCCTGGTGGTCTTCTACTCCTCGGGGCTCTTCGAGCTCTCGCTGCGCTCGCACACCGGGCACGTGGTCATGGTGATCCACTTCCTGGTCGCGGGGTACCTCTTCGCCAACGCCGTCGTCGGCGTCGACCCGGGCCCCAAGCGGCCGGCGTACCCCATGCGCGCGCTGCTGGTGATGATGGTCTTCGGCTACCACGCGTTCTTCTCGGTCTCGCTCATGGCGCGGAGCACCGTGATGGCGGCCGACTGGTTCCGCCTGGTGGGCCCGGACTGGGTCTCCTCGCTGGCCGAGGACCAGTACCTCGGCGCCTCGATCGGCTGGGCGCTCGGCGACTACCCGCTCGCCGTGATCGCCGGTGCGCTGATGTGGCAGTGGGTGCGCGCCGACCACGCGGAGCAGCGCCGGCACGACCGTCAGGCCGACCGCGACGGCGACGCCCAGCTGGCGTCGTACAACGCCTATCTGCAGTCGCTCGCCCGCTCCGAGGACTCGCCCCGCCGCTGA
- a CDS encoding cation diffusion facilitator family transporter, which yields MGAGHGHGQGAAAGHVGGRYRRRLAMTFVLVFGFMVVELVYGILTNSLALISDAGHMSADAVALGAALLATKIATRPDTTGRRTYGSYRAEIFASGFTVLIMLGVATYVVVEAISRIGEPVEVQTTPMLVVGALGLVINVISMYLLRQGASESLNVKGAYFEVIADTAGSVGVVVAALLVGWTNQPVWDTVVALAIGVFVAVRAVVLGRQVLAVLGQHVPEGVVLDQVVADLEEIPGVQDVHDIHIWTLTSGMNVATAHLVVGDGDAQEALTRAQQVLSQTYKIQHATLQTESSPTKQCDEVTW from the coding sequence ATGGGTGCAGGACACGGGCACGGCCAGGGTGCCGCAGCCGGCCACGTCGGTGGTCGCTACCGCCGCCGGCTGGCGATGACCTTCGTGCTGGTCTTCGGCTTCATGGTGGTCGAGCTGGTCTACGGAATCCTGACCAACTCGCTGGCCCTGATCTCCGACGCCGGCCACATGTCCGCCGACGCCGTCGCCCTCGGCGCCGCGCTGCTGGCGACCAAGATCGCGACCCGGCCCGACACCACGGGGCGGCGGACCTACGGCTCCTACCGCGCGGAGATCTTCGCCTCGGGCTTCACCGTGCTCATCATGCTCGGGGTCGCGACGTACGTCGTGGTCGAGGCGATCAGCCGGATCGGCGAGCCGGTCGAGGTGCAGACCACCCCGATGCTGGTGGTCGGTGCGCTCGGCCTGGTGATCAACGTCATCTCGATGTACCTGCTCCGGCAGGGGGCCAGCGAGTCCCTCAACGTCAAGGGCGCCTACTTCGAGGTCATCGCCGACACCGCGGGCAGTGTCGGCGTCGTCGTCGCGGCGCTGCTGGTCGGGTGGACCAACCAGCCGGTGTGGGACACCGTCGTCGCCCTCGCCATCGGCGTCTTCGTCGCCGTCCGCGCCGTCGTTCTCGGCCGCCAGGTGCTGGCGGTGCTCGGGCAGCACGTCCCCGAGGGCGTCGTCCTCGACCAGGTCGTCGCGGACCTGGAGGAGATCCCCGGCGTGCAGGACGTGCACGACATCCACATCTGGACCCTCACCTCGGGCATGAACGTCGCCACCGCCCACCTCGTGGTCGGCGACGGCGATGCCCAGGAGGCGCTCACGCGCGCCCAGCAGGTGCTGTCCCAGACCTACAAGATCCAGCACGCCACGCTGCAGACCGAGTCCTCCCCCACCAAGCAGTGCGACGAGGTCACCTGGTGA
- the ligD gene encoding non-homologous end-joining DNA ligase has protein sequence MASPFTEVEVDDRVVKVTNPDRVYFPETGATKLDLVEYYLSVGPGIVNALWERPCMLHRFPKGLDGPKVHQKRLPQGAPDWVETVRLHFPRWNRTADELCVTEPAAVVWAVQMSTVEFHPWNSRRGHTEEPDEWRIDLDPGPECPWSTVQRVGGVVHEVLDELGATGYPKTSGGAGLHVYVRIPPDHGFKDVRRAALAFAREVERRAPEDVTTTWWRKDRDPAQLFVDYNQNARDHTIAAAYSVRGVPDGRVSAPLRWEEVAQVEPRDFTMDTMPGRFAELGDLMADIDDHPFDIAPLLEWADRDEAAGAEPPADPE, from the coding sequence ATGGCGTCCCCGTTCACCGAGGTCGAGGTCGACGACCGCGTGGTCAAGGTGACCAACCCCGACCGCGTCTACTTCCCCGAGACCGGCGCGACCAAGCTGGACCTGGTCGAGTACTACCTCTCCGTGGGCCCCGGCATCGTGAACGCGCTGTGGGAGCGGCCGTGCATGCTGCACCGCTTCCCGAAGGGCCTGGACGGCCCGAAGGTCCACCAGAAGCGGCTGCCGCAGGGGGCGCCGGACTGGGTGGAGACGGTGCGGCTGCACTTCCCCCGGTGGAACCGGACGGCCGACGAGCTGTGCGTCACCGAGCCGGCCGCGGTGGTCTGGGCGGTGCAGATGTCGACGGTGGAGTTCCACCCCTGGAACAGCCGTCGCGGCCACACCGAGGAGCCGGACGAGTGGCGGATCGACCTGGACCCCGGCCCCGAGTGCCCGTGGTCGACGGTGCAGCGTGTCGGCGGCGTCGTGCACGAGGTGCTGGACGAGCTGGGCGCGACCGGCTACCCCAAGACGAGCGGGGGAGCCGGGCTGCACGTGTACGTGCGGATCCCGCCCGACCACGGCTTCAAGGACGTACGGCGGGCCGCGCTGGCCTTCGCCCGCGAGGTCGAGCGCCGCGCCCCGGAGGACGTCACGACGACGTGGTGGCGCAAGGACCGCGATCCCGCGCAGCTGTTCGTGGACTACAACCAGAACGCCCGCGACCACACGATCGCGGCGGCCTACTCGGTGCGGGGCGTGCCGGACGGCCGCGTCTCCGCCCCGCTGCGGTGGGAGGAGGTCGCGCAGGTCGAGCCGCGCGACTTCACCATGGACACCATGCCCGGGCGCTTCGCCGAGCTCGGCGACCTGATGGCCGACATCGACGACCACCCCTTCGACATCGCGCCCCTGCTGGAGTGGGCGGACCGGGACGAGGCCGCCGGGGCCGAGCCGCCCGCGGACCCGGAGTGA
- the rpe gene encoding ribulose-phosphate 3-epimerase yields the protein MGIQITPSILNADFAALGAEVARIPNADWVHVDVMDNHFVPNLTFGPPMVEALSRSTDLPLDAHLMIDDCDSNAMSYAEAGARSVTFHIESTKAPIRLARELRGHGTRASMALKPMTPIEPYAELLPELDMVLVMTVEPGFGGQRFLDLCLPKIRRTRELVERSGGEVWLQVDGGISLDTIGRCAEAGADVFVAGSAVYSAEDPDAMVEALREKAEAAAP from the coding sequence GTGGGTATCCAGATCACGCCGAGCATCCTGAACGCCGACTTCGCCGCGCTGGGCGCGGAGGTGGCGCGCATCCCGAACGCGGACTGGGTGCACGTCGACGTCATGGACAACCACTTCGTGCCGAACCTGACCTTCGGTCCGCCCATGGTGGAGGCGCTCTCGCGCAGCACCGACCTGCCGCTGGACGCGCACCTGATGATCGACGACTGCGACAGCAACGCGATGAGCTACGCCGAGGCCGGGGCGCGCAGCGTCACCTTCCACATCGAGTCGACCAAGGCGCCGATCCGGCTGGCCCGCGAGCTGCGCGGCCACGGCACGCGGGCGTCGATGGCGCTGAAGCCGATGACCCCGATCGAGCCGTACGCCGAGCTGTTGCCCGAGCTGGACATGGTGCTGGTGATGACCGTGGAGCCGGGCTTCGGGGGCCAGCGGTTCCTCGACCTCTGCCTGCCCAAGATCCGCCGTACTCGTGAGCTGGTCGAGCGCTCCGGCGGCGAGGTCTGGCTGCAGGTCGACGGCGGCATCTCCCTGGACACCATCGGCCGGTGCGCCGAGGCCGGAGCCGACGTCTTCGTCGCCGGGTCGGCGGTCTACTCCGCCGAGGACCCCGACGCGATGGTCGAGGCACTGCGGGAGAAGGCCGAGGCCGCCGCGCCGTGA
- the ribD gene encoding bifunctional diaminohydroxyphosphoribosylaminopyrimidine deaminase/5-amino-6-(5-phosphoribosylamino)uracil reductase RibD: MTTPQADAEERAMRRALELAASVGPQVLPNPRVGCVLLAPDGSGVAEAAHRGAGTPHAEAAALALAGTAARDATAIVTLEPCNHTGRTGPCAQALLDAGVRRVVFAQDDPNPQAAGGGETLRAGGVEVASGLLADEARALNPAWSRAMELGRPFVTWKLATTLDGRSAAADGTSRWVSSLAARRDTHRLRALSDTMLVGTGTVIEDDPRLTVRAADEAPLERQPLRVVMGERDLDPGRRIFDEAVVGGSLHLRTRDPRAALAALWERERRHVFLEGGPTLAAAFLRAGLVDEVVAYVAPMLLGDGRAAVGELGIESIAAALHLDVTDVRVLEPAAPGEDTNLRITMRGTA, encoded by the coding sequence ATGACCACACCGCAGGCGGACGCGGAGGAGCGGGCGATGCGCCGCGCCCTCGAGCTCGCCGCGTCGGTGGGCCCGCAGGTGCTGCCCAACCCGCGCGTGGGGTGCGTCCTGCTCGCACCCGACGGCTCCGGGGTCGCCGAGGCCGCCCACCGGGGGGCGGGCACCCCGCACGCCGAGGCCGCCGCGCTCGCCCTGGCCGGTACGGCGGCCCGGGACGCCACCGCGATCGTCACCCTGGAGCCCTGCAACCACACCGGCCGCACCGGCCCGTGCGCGCAGGCGCTCCTGGACGCGGGAGTGCGGCGCGTGGTCTTCGCCCAAGACGACCCGAACCCGCAGGCGGCGGGCGGGGGAGAGACGCTGCGCGCGGGGGGTGTCGAGGTGGCCTCGGGCCTGCTCGCCGACGAGGCGCGGGCGCTCAATCCCGCGTGGTCGCGAGCGATGGAGCTCGGCCGGCCCTTCGTCACCTGGAAGCTCGCGACCACCCTGGACGGCCGCAGTGCCGCTGCGGACGGCACGTCGCGGTGGGTCTCCTCGCTCGCCGCGCGACGCGACACCCACCGGCTCCGCGCGCTCAGCGACACCATGCTGGTCGGCACCGGGACGGTCATCGAGGACGACCCGCGGCTGACCGTGCGCGCCGCCGACGAGGCGCCGTTGGAGCGGCAGCCGCTGCGCGTGGTGATGGGCGAGCGCGACCTCGACCCCGGCCGGAGGATCTTCGACGAGGCCGTCGTCGGCGGGTCGCTCCACCTGCGCACCCGCGACCCCCGCGCCGCGCTCGCCGCCCTGTGGGAGCGGGAGCGGCGCCATGTCTTCCTCGAGGGCGGCCCGACGCTGGCCGCCGCGTTCCTGCGGGCCGGGCTGGTCGACGAGGTGGTCGCCTACGTCGCGCCGATGCTGCTCGGCGACGGACGCGCCGCCGTGGGGGAGCTGGGCATCGAATCGATCGCCGCTGCGTTGCACCTCGACGTCACCGACGTGCGGGTGCTGGAGCCCGCGGCGCCGGGGGAGGACACCAACCTGCGCATCACCATGAGAGGAACCGCCTGA